The segment CACAGTCATCACATTCtctcatctctgtgtttgtctctgctaTGATGCAACACGTCAACGTCTTCAGGTGATTGACACGAGGCTCAGGCTGAACCGTCGACCTCTCTTCAGGACTGCAGAACAGATCCTGTGGTTCAGGTGTGAATTATGAAAACTGGACTTCATACATTTTCTTCCTGCTCACGACGATGAGGATCAGCTCTGAATTCTCAGCTGCAGGTTCCACATGCGCAGAATAAATCTCAGCTCATCAAATTCAAAACCTGTCGGATTCAAACCGGAGACGAATCCTTGCCCAGGTCTCCAGGCAACGGGGATTCAAACCAAATCCAGCTCTCAGCATCTTATTGTTGTTCATTAACTCGGTTCATTACTGAGTCTGCATGTGTGAATCCCCACATGCTCCATTTCAGAATGATTCGATGTAATGTGAATCTTTATTGAGCTTTCAGACTTTCCCTGCCTTGCTCAAAGACACTTAAGCAGCAAACGTGTGCACAGATCTgtttctgacctttgacctcacgTTCAGGGAGCTTGTGTTTTACCAGACGATTAAAACTCTTTATGTAAAAAACACTTCCCACAAGAATATGAGAACAAATCGAAAATCACAGCAAATGACAAAcattcaataaaacatttttcacgTCATCACGTCTGGTTATGGATTCAGACATGGATTTAAAACGATTTACTGattttctctgcagccacagaaacaacatggctgctttCCTCTGGTCTCGCTCTGTGATCTCACAGTTTTTTGTAACTCCGAGTCGAGACAAACCGCTTCACCGTCAGTTTACCAAGATTcttttaacattgcaaattcTGCTTTAATGTGAAGCATCTGAATTGTGTCAGAAATGTCCTGATTGATTCAGTCACAGGAAACTGCACTTACACTTACAGATCCTGCATTTGAAATTCAGATGTGCATTCTGCATTAATTCACTGATAATATTGCATCAGTTGGTAACTTGACATAATGAATCTGAGGGGACGTCAGATGGTTGATGGGGTTAAAGATACtgagaaaaactaaactaaGTATCTGTAATTTTTCTGAATCTTTCTCAGTTCTTTGTCAATTACAGTGGAACAATTCCtcaaatctgaaaaatatttgaataatatcTGAGAGATTCAGAGTGTAAATGTCGTATTTGTTGAACATGTAGCAACTTCTTAAACATGACAAGGAATCACAAGAAGACTAATTATTCTGTTTTCGGTTAAAAATTCATATGAAAAGTAACTAGTAACTACAACTGTGGCAAAATGTAAGAGAGTAAAATGTATGATAACTCTGAAGTGAGTACAGGTGTAAAGATCAAACTTTTCTCACTGAATCAGCTTCTTTATCCTTGTGATTCATTTATTCGaggtttgtttctttaaaagctGCTCAGAGAACATTTCTTATTTTGATTTGTGATGAGCGGCTGAGTTGATGATGTTCAAACCTGAAGAGTCCAGATGTTAACACATGTTTCAAaggttctggatgagttttAATTACAGGCAGTTTGGGTGGAATGATGCGTTGGGTTGTTAAATGCATCCGTTTGCTGGTGTGAGTGTGGAGGTGAAAACAGAGTTTGATCTGtgatgaggagcagcagcgtctGACCCCCTGATTACATGTCAACATATCAGGAGTGTGCGTGTTGAGAGTGTATGGAAAGACCCATTCAGAACAACATGCACAGAACAACATGCACGCTCCTGCTGTGAGAAACTGTTGTGTAAGAGTGAAGCGACAATTTCAGCTTCTCATCCAGAATCTCTCTACTCCTGACGGATCCGTGCACGTTTCTGTCACCAGTGAACATGGAGGAATCAAaggctgcacacacatgaacacacacagaggcacgcacaagcacacacatgtacagagcACCTGAACAGGCACGTCAGGAGAGCACAtattaaacacacacgtgcacgtgtGCACACACGCCCCAGCGGTCTTACCTCCAGACCTGCCCCAGCTGCAGGAGGTGTAGCACGGATTGGAAGAGCCACATGCACACGGTGCAGCAGCTCCGCGGGGAGCGGGCTCTTCGCTCCGGCTCCGGCCGCACAGAGGACGTGTGAACCGGGCTCGTGTTCGCGGCGTTCCCGGTCACCGCTCCGCGCTGGTCGCTGTCCTTGGTGCTGAATGCGTCGCACGCGGCGACCGCCGCGCCTGCCGCTCCCGCGCCGCTGCCGCTCGCCGCTGCGTCCCCGCTGCCGCTCAGTTCCGAGTAATCGTACACGAACCAGCGGAAACTGAGAACCTGCACCACCGCGGACGGAACCACGACGAACACCAGCGTCAGCCCGAACCACCACAGGTCCCCCCGCAGGTAGTAGTCGGCGGCCAGCCACAGGTCCGTGGCGCCGTCGGAGAAGAAGACGAGCAGAGCGCAGAGGACCCAGCAGCAGTCCAGCGGCGTGTACGGCTTCCCCGCGGTGGAGGAGCAGCGGGGCCCGGCGGAGGGGTTCCCCGGCTCCGAGAGGCTCCTGGGCGGGTTGTCATCTTCCACAGACACCGCTGCTCCATCCGACTTAGCGGCCATGTTGGTtaggatggagagaaagacagagaggcgtgaagaaacagagagagagagagagagatgggagggggctgtgtgcaggagagagagggggggggggggagagagggagagattacATCATAACCAGCCTCATCATCAGCCAATTAACTGCGAGGCTTCATCACCACTAACGTCGTTTAACACCGTGACACCGGAGCTACGCTTACAGGACGATCACACCGACACATCTGGAAACATCTGTCCCCTGCAGGTTTGATTCTGATGGTgagtctgcagctgcacagaaacTTCAactaagagacacacacacacacacacacacacacacacacacacacacacacacacacacacacacacacacactgacctgatGTTACATGAGGATTCAGATTGTATCTGAGGGTAAATCTGAATTACAGATGAAGGATTCACTTGATTTTTTTAGATCGGGTCAGAAATGTTTCCTGGAGATTTGAGacaaagcagctgctgcattttcaacaaagatgaaaaaacatgttttggtcTCTTTAACTTTAACCTTCAGTCTAAAGACGAAACAGATTTTATAACATTATTCCTTCATTTACCTGCTTCAGATAAACATCTGCTCAGATACTCGTTGAATCATGGTCGAGTTTCTTATTGGTCTTGATagttgatgaataaaatgatttaatacgGATCTGTTGACAGAAGATTGTTGGTCCAACGTGCACAAGAACAATCAAACCAAAAAGAGGTTCAACAGCTTCATATTATAAGGAACgtgaggaacatgaggaacCTGAGGCACCTGAGCAACatgaggaacctgaggaacctgaggaacgTGAGGAACgtgaggaacatgaggaacctgaggaacataaggaacctgaggaacctgaggaacctgaggaacgTGAGGAACGTGAGGAACgtgaggaacatgaggaacatgaggaacctgaggaacctgAGGCACCTGAGCAACatgaggaacctgaggaacctgaggaacgTGAGGAACgtgaggaacatgaggaacatgaggaacCTGAGGCACCTGAGCAACatgaggaacctgaggaacctgaggaacgTGAGGAACgtgaggaacctgaggaacgTGAGGAACGTGAGGAACGTGAGGAACATGAGGAGCATGAGGAACATGAGAAACCTGAACAACatgaggaacatgaggaacctgaggaacatGACACTGGAAACAAACCCATGGGTCAGTTTGATCCTGACCACCTCTTTTAGTGCGTTGGTCTGGACcgtggtctgaggaacctttcacacctgatatttaaGTTCAGAATCAAAGGAagagtctgaaggtctgaaacaaacaaggtgtgaaagtcTTCTAAGGTCCAGAGATACAACGACGAGCTGCAGGTTAAACTCGGCCTCTCCGGCTGCACGACCCTGAGGATGAACAGTGTAGATGGTTTTAAGGCTTTTCAAACAGATTCAATTTAGAATCACTCAAGTCTTGGTTTTCATCTGTTTCAAAAGTTCATCGTCATCAGGCAGAATGTACGACTCAGTAGCTGCTGGTCCTGGACCAGCAGCATCACAGGCTGCCGCTCTGCCTTTAAAGAGCCTGAGTGATTGTAACGAGGCACTGATGCACGAAGCCGACAGGACACAGAGCAACTGGTCTGTTTGCAGCACTGACCGCACTAATTGAAAAGATCCAATAAACTCTGAGCAGAATAGGCTGTAAAACTCTTTGGTGAATTACAGCTCCGTGCTTCACTGCCCTCAATAAACTAATCAGCCGCTGTGTTTCCACATTGGTTCTGATCTGGGCTTATCAGAGCCGGGGCTAAATCCAAAATGTCTGTGCCACAAGATATAACTCCCAGTTTGTTAATCTGAATCTATCGCTCCACTCACCAACCGCCTCCGCTGCTGTGGCGTTTGTGTTTTCTGGCCCTGATGTGGACACGATGTGGCCGACGGGTCGGGGGCTCACGGGCCTGGAACTTTAGAAAAGTGCCTGTTACAGAAACGGAGCATTTTTTCAGGGAGGTgattttgaaaagtgaaaaaacgGATTCATTACATTATTAACTTATGAGTTTTAAGCAGCGAATGAAGCTCGTGGCCCTTGAGGCCAAACTGAGGATTTAAAAATAGAATCAAACGGCTTCAATTTCCTCATAATTTCATACTCGCAGGCTTTTCATTGGACGACAGCTTCTTGAGGGTTTTAATGGCTCGTTTCTGTTTGTTCACATCTCAACACATTTGGATTTTTGTTTCACACCAAACATTAGAGATACATATTTCTACAGTCAGGTCTCAGCAAACCTTCTCATTGAG is part of the Hippoglossus hippoglossus isolate fHipHip1 unplaced genomic scaffold, fHipHip1.pri scaffold_93_arrow_ctg1, whole genome shotgun sequence genome and harbors:
- the LOC117759065 gene encoding XK-related protein 7-like is translated as MAAKSDGAAVSVEDDNPPRSLSEPGNPSAGPRCSSTAGKPYTPLDCCWVLCALLVFFSDGATDLWLAADYYLRGDLWWFGLTLVFVVVPSAVVQVLSFRWFVYDYSELSGSGDAAASGSGAGAAGAAVAACDAFSTKDSDQRGAVTGNAANTSPVHTSSVRPEPERRARSPRSCCTVCMWLFQSVLHLLQLGQVWR